One Pagrus major chromosome 11, Pma_NU_1.0 genomic region harbors:
- the tmem45a gene encoding transmembrane protein 45A: MGSFKGHALPGSFFLVAGIWWTGKHSLWYATRRNKNIGSTRLASRASQRRLEIIESSVIVFFSFMGMLLEQFAANGPRLQLYNLAEKHWEDLMNWQHATMYLFFGLAGTMCLIIHTTEAAPLALDRLMLAIAFFNEGFLFLYHLHGRSMLDVHVHQLLLYAIFGDALVAFLEVFHRGNILLELLRCTLTILQGSWFWQIGFVLYPPHGPEWDLMDHSNMMFITMCYSWHLAFAMLVVSVLYCTVSCVVRSRLKRTPPMEMGLLKPRERDPESEDEIL; this comes from the exons ATGGGAAGCTTCAAGGGCCATGCGCTCCCCGGAAGCTTCTTCCTGGTCGCTGGGATCTGGTGGACAGGAAAGCACTCCCTCTGGTACGCCACCCGCAGGAACAAGAATATAGGCTCCACTCGGCTGGCCAGCAGAGCCTCACAGCGCCGCCTGGAGATCATCGAGAGCTCCGTCATAGTCTTCTTCTCTTTTATGG GGATGCTTTTAGAGCAGTTTGCGGCAAATGGGCCGAGACTGCAGTTGTACAACTTAGCAGAGAAGCACTGGGAAGATCTGATGAACTGGCAGCACGCCACCATGTACCTGTTCTTCGGCCTGGCTGGGACCATGTGTCTGATCATCCACACCACAGAGGCGGCTCCGCTGGCACTGGATAGGTTAATGCTGGCGATTGCTTTCTTTAATGAAG GGTTTCTTTTCCTCTACCACCTCCATGGCAGGAGTATGCTGGACGTCCATGTACATCAACTCCTTCTCTATGCCATCTTTGGTGACGCTCTTGTCGCCTTCCTGGAGGTCTTCCACCGAGGCAACATCCTTCTGGAGCTGCTGCGCTGCACCCTCACTATCCTGCAGGGCAGCTGGTTCTGGCAG ATTGGTTTTGTACTGTACCCTCCCCACGGCCCCGAGTGGGACCTAATGGATCACAGCAACATGATGTTCATCACCATGTGTTACTCCTGGCACCTCGCCTTCGCCATGCTCGTCGTGAGCGTGCTCTATTGCACCGTCAGCTG CGTGGTTCGCTCCAGATTGAAGAGGACCCCTCCGATGGAAATGGGACTTCTGAAGCCCAGAGAGAGGGATCCAGAGTCAGAAGATGAGATTTTATGA
- the LOC141005279 gene encoding vesicle transport protein SFT2B-like yields MDKLKSVLSGEEARRDDRTVLETVNEASTLGWGTRVKGFIACFVVGAACTVLGVCMLFLPKIGLTLFIVFYTFGNICALCSTMFLMGPLKQLKRMCDKTRALATTIMITCLVLTLCAAFWWKNFGLALLFVILQILSFSWYSLSYIPFVREAIMKLVAVCLK; encoded by the exons ATGGataaattaaaatctgtgcTGAGCGGTGAGGAGGCGCGCAGAGATGACAGGACCGTGTTAGAG ACTGTCAATGAAGCCTCCACTTTGGGCTGGGGCACACGTGTGAAGGGATTCATCGCGTGCTTCGTGGTGGGGGCCGCGTGCACAGTTTTG GGAGTGTGCATGCTCTTTCTCCCCAAGATTGGACTCACTCTCTTCATTGTGTTTTACACTTTTGGAAACATATGTGCTCTGTGCAG CACCATGTTTCTGATGGGGccactgaagcagctgaagaggatgtgtgacaaaacaagaGCGCTGGCGACGACAATAATGATT ACGTGCCTTGTGTTGACTCTCTGCGCAGCCTTCTGG TGGAAGAACTTCGGCCTCGCTTTGCTATTTGTTATCCTGCAAATCTTGTCGTTTAGCTG GTACAGTCTGTCATACATCCCGTTTGTGAG GGAGGCCATAATGAAGCTGGTGGCGGTCTGCTTGAAGTGA
- the LOC141005084 gene encoding uncharacterized protein: protein MDKLKSVAQTASEASTLGWGKRMMGFIACSVVAAVCLVLGVYMLSVPLIGLTLFTVFYTFGNICAVCSTTFLMEPQKQQTMMFDERRVYATTAVFTCLVLTLCAAFWWRNVGLALFFCILQVLSFIWYCLSYIPNRREAVMKMVENCSKILSDRIQFLTELVKLLKGMYEKSPALAVSVGLVSTLCAAFLWLSFGLGLLLFGALGGLLCTGISQSSIPSVGEAVMKTVATCSKFFSNNNNILTRLLKQLKSICDELTALAVSVGLVSTLCAAFLGSGFGLALLIGTLGGLLLYWFLSYFTNFRTRLLKQLTWMWDKARELAIIICLLLTLLAAFWWRRVGLALLFYVLTVVLFIW from the exons ATGGACAAATTAAAATCGGTTGCACag ACTGCCAGTGAAGCCTCTACTTTAGGATGGGGTAAACGTATGATGGGATTCATCGCCTGCTCCGTGGTGGCAGCTGTGTGCTTAGTCTTG GGAGTGTACATGCTCTCTGTCCCCCTGATTGGACTCACTCTCTTCACTGTGTTTTACACCTTTGGAAACATATGTGCCGTCTGCAG CACCACGTTTCTGATGGAGCCACAGAAGCAGCAGACGATGATGTTTGATGAAAGGAGAGTGTATGCCACTACAGCAGTGTTT ACGTGCCTTGTGTTGACTCTCTGCGCAGCCTTCTGG TGGAGGAACGTTGGacttgctttgtttttttgcatcttACAAGTCTTGTCGTTTATCTG gtACTGTCTGTCATACATCCCGAATAGGAG GGAGGCCGTAATGAAGATGGTGGAGAACTGCTCAAA GATCCTGTCAGACAGAATCCAGTTTCTGACGGAGCTAGTGAAGCTGCTGAAAGGGATGTATGAGAAATCACCAGCACTGGCCGTCAGT GTGGGCCTTGTGTCGACTCTCTGTGCAGCCTTCTTG TGGTTGAGCTTTGGACTTGGACTTTTGTTATTTGGCGCACTTGGAGGCTTGTTGTGTACCGG GATCAGTCAGTCATCCATTCCATCTGTGGG GGAGGCCGTAATGAAGACGGTGGCGACCTGCTCAAA gTTCTTttctaacaacaacaatattctGACCCGACTACTGAAGCAGTTGAAAAGCATATGTGATGAATTGACAGCGCTGGCCGTCAGT GTGGGCCTTGTGTCGACTCTCTGTGCAGCCTTCTTG GGGTCAGGCTTTGGACTTGCTTTGTTAATTGGCACCCTTGGAGGCTTGTTGCTTTACTG GTTCCTGTCTTACTTCACCAATTTTCGGACCCGACTACTGAAGCAGTTGACATGGATGTGGGACAAAGCCAGAGAGCTGGCCATCATT ATATGTCTTCTGTTGACCCTCCTCGCAGCTTTCTGG TGGAGGAGGGTTGGACTTGCTCTTTTATTTTACGTCCTGACAGTCGTGTTGTTTATCTG gtaG